From the Halalkalicoccus sp. CGA53 genome, one window contains:
- a CDS encoding DUF4177 domain-containing protein, with protein sequence MTTDQGTAWEYETVRPPREATMEEATDPQELLNEYGREGWEFVNTIDYTGGGTKYLVFKRQAGGDADE encoded by the coding sequence ATGACAACGGACCAGGGGACCGCCTGGGAGTACGAGACGGTCCGGCCACCCCGCGAGGCGACGATGGAGGAAGCAACCGATCCCCAGGAACTTCTCAACGAATACGGGCGAGAGGGCTGGGAATTCGTCAATACGATCGACTATACTGGCGGCGGTACCAAGTACCTCGTGTTCAAACGGCAGGCGGGTGGTGACGCCGATGAGTGA